From a region of the Aeoliella mucimassa genome:
- the uvrA gene encoding excinuclease ABC subunit UvrA: MKPTAPIIVRGARTHNLREVDLDVARGQLTVFCGVSGSGKTSMAIDTLHAEGQRRYIESFSAYTRQFLEQLDKPDVDQIEGVPPTIAVTQQNQSRSNRTTVATTTEVADYLRLLFARIGKVYCTECGRRVEEHSPESIALKVADLPEGLRLMVAYVLASVEIDDASLMIDDLRQAGFLRVIVNGTTTTVDDIDPQQLAAADEVLVIVDRLSTGNLGEGRAQESIESALDQGHGSCVILWQADDGTTDIDGRRWHRRDYKTDLHCAACDRDAVRPEPRLLDFNSPLGACTECEGFGSVSEIDMGKVVPDESKTLKEGAVAPWNTPAYAHELQELLALADDYKLRIDVPYSELTEEEKRIVAEGVPERDFGGLAGFFRWLEKRKYKMHLRVFLSRWRSYRDCPTCGGARLRPEALAVKVDGRNLAELYGMEIREALAWLESLELDETRRAIAKPLLADILPRLGYLAEVGVDYLTLNRPLRTLSTGEAQRVAMTTTLGSALVDMLYVLDEPTGGLHRSDSLRLLDSIRKLRDRGNTVLVVEHDETLITGADQVVEFGPLAGTEGGEVVFQGPPSELPTAESSPTGDWLAGRRLLGDSENRRPAEAGMLTLIGASGNNLQNITVDFPLGVFAAVTGVSGAGKSTLVQQTLYPALAERLYKASGKSDHPPLPCDDLLGSGQLEDVVLVDQSPVARSPRSNPVTYVKAFDPIRALFAEQPEASLKGLTASHFSFNVEGGRCERCQGAGQIEVDMQFLADVYMTCGDCQGRRYKPEVLDVAYRGVPIDEVLDMTVVDAFRFFRGHNKLQSKLKCLLDVGLHYVRLGQPANTLSGGEAQRLKLASYLSAKRRGRTLFILDEPSTGLHFSDVVQLVDCFDALIDVGHSVLVVEHNVPLLQAADYIIDIGPGAAGDGGRVVAHGTPEQVAKCPESATGRVLAVALERQARSIEEARREEEAID, from the coding sequence ATGAAGCCTACGGCCCCCATCATTGTTCGCGGAGCACGCACCCACAATCTGCGTGAGGTCGACCTCGACGTCGCCCGCGGGCAGCTCACCGTTTTTTGCGGCGTTTCTGGTAGCGGGAAGACCAGTATGGCGATCGATACGCTCCACGCCGAAGGGCAGCGGCGGTACATCGAGAGCTTCTCGGCCTATACCCGACAGTTTCTCGAACAGCTCGACAAGCCCGACGTCGACCAGATCGAAGGCGTGCCGCCGACCATCGCGGTAACGCAGCAGAACCAAAGCCGGTCGAACCGTACCACGGTCGCAACCACCACCGAGGTGGCCGACTACCTGCGATTGTTATTTGCTCGGATCGGCAAGGTGTATTGCACCGAATGCGGTCGGCGGGTCGAGGAACACTCACCCGAGTCGATCGCACTGAAGGTGGCCGACCTGCCTGAAGGCCTGCGGCTCATGGTCGCGTACGTACTGGCTTCGGTCGAAATTGACGACGCCAGTCTGATGATCGACGACCTGCGGCAAGCAGGGTTCCTGCGTGTGATCGTGAATGGCACCACCACCACGGTGGACGACATCGATCCGCAGCAACTCGCGGCCGCTGACGAAGTGCTGGTGATTGTCGACCGACTCTCTACGGGGAATCTTGGCGAAGGGCGAGCGCAGGAGTCGATTGAGTCGGCCTTGGATCAAGGTCACGGCAGTTGCGTCATTCTCTGGCAAGCCGACGACGGTACCACCGACATTGATGGTCGGCGTTGGCACCGTCGCGACTACAAGACCGACCTGCACTGCGCGGCCTGCGATCGCGATGCGGTGCGGCCTGAGCCTCGTCTGCTCGATTTCAACAGCCCGCTGGGTGCGTGCACCGAGTGCGAAGGCTTCGGCAGCGTGTCGGAAATCGATATGGGCAAAGTAGTGCCCGACGAATCGAAGACCCTCAAGGAGGGAGCGGTCGCCCCGTGGAACACCCCGGCCTACGCTCACGAGTTGCAAGAGCTGCTCGCGTTGGCCGACGATTACAAGCTGCGGATCGATGTGCCTTACTCGGAGCTGACCGAGGAGGAAAAGCGAATCGTCGCCGAAGGGGTGCCGGAACGCGATTTCGGCGGGCTTGCCGGATTCTTTCGCTGGCTAGAGAAACGGAAGTACAAGATGCACCTGCGGGTGTTCCTGAGCCGCTGGCGTTCGTACCGCGATTGTCCCACCTGCGGCGGCGCGCGTCTCCGCCCCGAAGCCCTGGCCGTGAAAGTCGATGGCCGAAATCTGGCCGAGCTGTACGGTATGGAAATCCGCGAAGCCCTCGCCTGGCTCGAGTCGCTCGAACTCGACGAAACTCGCCGAGCGATCGCCAAGCCGCTATTGGCCGACATTCTGCCAAGGTTGGGCTATCTGGCCGAAGTGGGAGTCGACTACCTCACGCTTAATCGTCCGCTCCGCACGCTCAGCACCGGCGAAGCTCAGCGCGTCGCCATGACCACCACGCTCGGTTCGGCGCTGGTCGACATGCTTTACGTGCTCGACGAACCGACCGGCGGACTGCATCGCAGTGACTCGTTGCGGTTGCTTGATTCGATTCGCAAGCTTCGCGATCGAGGCAACACAGTGCTGGTGGTGGAACACGACGAAACCCTGATCACCGGCGCGGACCAGGTGGTGGAGTTCGGCCCGCTTGCAGGTACCGAGGGGGGCGAGGTGGTGTTCCAGGGGCCTCCTTCCGAACTGCCGACTGCCGAGTCGAGCCCGACCGGCGACTGGCTGGCTGGCCGCCGGTTGCTGGGGGACTCCGAGAATCGCCGCCCTGCCGAAGCGGGCATGCTCACCCTCATCGGTGCCAGCGGTAACAACTTACAGAACATCACAGTCGACTTCCCGCTGGGCGTGTTCGCCGCAGTGACTGGCGTCAGCGGGGCTGGCAAGAGTACGTTGGTGCAACAAACGCTCTATCCGGCTCTCGCCGAGCGACTCTACAAAGCGAGCGGCAAGTCGGATCACCCGCCGCTTCCGTGCGACGACCTGTTGGGGAGCGGTCAGTTAGAGGACGTGGTGCTCGTCGATCAGTCGCCGGTCGCTCGCTCGCCCCGTTCCAATCCAGTAACCTACGTCAAAGCGTTCGATCCGATTCGTGCCTTGTTTGCCGAGCAGCCCGAGGCTTCGCTCAAGGGTCTCACTGCAAGTCACTTTAGCTTCAATGTCGAAGGTGGGCGGTGCGAACGCTGTCAGGGAGCAGGGCAGATTGAAGTCGATATGCAGTTCCTGGCCGACGTCTACATGACCTGCGGCGATTGCCAAGGTCGACGTTACAAGCCCGAAGTGCTGGATGTTGCCTACCGCGGGGTGCCGATCGACGAAGTGCTCGACATGACCGTCGTCGATGCATTCCGCTTCTTCCGCGGGCACAACAAACTGCAATCGAAACTCAAGTGCCTGCTCGACGTCGGGCTGCACTACGTTCGACTCGGCCAACCAGCCAACACCCTGTCGGGCGGCGAAGCCCAGCGGCTCAAGCTCGCTAGTTACCTGTCGGCCAAACGCCGTGGACGCACGCTGTTCATCCTCGACGAGCCCTCTACTGGGCTGCATTTCTCAGATGTGGTGCAGTTGGTCGACTGCTTCGACGCGCTGATTGATGTCGGGCACTCGGTGCTAGTGGTGGAGCACAACGTACCGCTGCTGCAGGCAGCCGATTACATCATTGATATCGGTCCCGGGGCCGCCGGCGACGGGGGCCGCGTGGTGGCCCATGGTACCCCCGAGCAGGTTGCCAAGTGTCCCGAATCGGCTACCGGGCGGGTGCTGGCAGTTGCCTTGGAGCGGCAAGCTCGCTCCATCGAAGAAGCGCGTCGCGAGGAAGAAGCCATTGATTAA
- a CDS encoding enoyl-CoA hydratase/isomerase family protein — MTEPAATPIEVKVTAPVGTILLNGPEQGNTLSRQTLAELATAIQDLHRDSRARAIVLTGAGDTFTTGHDLVEMARDHETKPDNAVELHQQWGDQADDVQQLLAELLEFPKPVIAAVNGPVAGLGVALLMASDMVLACDTAELSLPEAKQGLVAGLTAPLVAYRTNAAIAARLAVLGQTLEAVEAHRLGLYHEIVPQHLLWARAMELGSAAATASPQAVSLTKRLLMETIGEKLLTDLASGSIALATSRTTPAAEEGLKAAAEGREPVWD, encoded by the coding sequence ATGACCGAACCTGCCGCGACTCCGATCGAAGTGAAAGTAACCGCTCCGGTGGGCACGATCCTGCTAAATGGTCCCGAGCAGGGCAATACACTTTCGCGGCAAACACTCGCTGAGCTGGCGACCGCCATCCAGGACCTGCACCGTGACAGCCGCGCGCGAGCGATCGTGCTCACCGGCGCCGGCGACACCTTTACCACCGGGCACGACCTGGTGGAGATGGCCCGCGACCACGAAACCAAGCCCGATAATGCGGTAGAGTTGCACCAGCAATGGGGCGACCAGGCCGACGACGTGCAACAACTGTTGGCCGAACTATTGGAGTTTCCCAAGCCGGTGATCGCGGCCGTCAATGGCCCCGTGGCTGGGCTGGGAGTCGCGCTGCTCATGGCGAGCGACATGGTGCTGGCCTGCGACACGGCTGAACTCTCGCTGCCCGAAGCGAAGCAGGGTCTAGTCGCTGGGCTCACCGCGCCGCTGGTTGCGTATCGGACTAATGCGGCAATCGCTGCGCGGTTGGCGGTGTTGGGACAAACGTTGGAAGCTGTGGAAGCCCATCGACTCGGGCTATACCACGAAATCGTACCGCAACACTTATTGTGGGCGCGAGCGATGGAACTTGGCTCGGCGGCCGCGACGGCTTCGCCGCAAGCGGTGAGCTTAACCAAACGGTTGCTTATGGAGACCATTGGAGAGAAACTACTTACCGACCTGGCCAGTGGCTCGATTGCCTTGGCCACGTCGCGAACCACCCCCGCGGCCGAAGAGGGACTAAAAGCAGCGGCCGAGGGACGTGAACCAGTGTGGGATTAA
- a CDS encoding DUF1559 family PulG-like putative transporter yields the protein MADTQSSSENPFHSSETGHGHHGRPLWLKALLFFAIVLLPVAVIAVLLLPAGRTGRGVPDAAICAGNVRQISLALINYREVHGVFPPAYTVDEEGNPLHSWRTLILPYLEQMELYDQIDLTKPWDDPVNADARKANVWIYQCPAESSDVSTHTNYVAVVGDDCIFSGSTPCNLAEITDLLSETLLVVEVNNQTIEWMEPRDISLQELLKLPGEGHLPHSRSIHVGYADGSVAQVDTDFASKTLRVMATKAGEEKINE from the coding sequence ATGGCTGATACTCAAAGCTCATCCGAAAACCCTTTTCACAGCAGTGAAACAGGCCACGGTCATCACGGCCGTCCACTCTGGCTGAAAGCCCTGCTGTTCTTTGCCATTGTGCTCTTGCCAGTCGCCGTGATTGCGGTGCTGCTACTCCCCGCGGGACGTACTGGCCGTGGGGTGCCTGATGCAGCAATCTGCGCTGGCAACGTTCGGCAGATTTCCCTGGCACTCATCAACTACCGCGAGGTGCATGGAGTGTTCCCTCCCGCTTACACGGTCGACGAAGAGGGCAATCCGCTCCATAGTTGGCGAACCTTAATTCTTCCTTACCTGGAGCAGATGGAGCTGTACGATCAAATCGATCTGACTAAGCCTTGGGACGATCCCGTCAATGCAGATGCCAGGAAAGCAAACGTTTGGATCTACCAATGCCCGGCTGAATCAAGCGATGTCTCCACCCACACGAATTACGTGGCAGTTGTGGGAGACGATTGCATCTTTAGCGGAAGCACTCCCTGCAATCTAGCCGAAATCACCGATCTGCTGAGCGAAACCCTGCTGGTAGTCGAGGTCAACAACCAGACGATAGAGTGGATGGAGCCACGCGATATCTCGCTCCAAGAGCTGCTGAAGCTGCCAGGGGAAGGCCATTTGCCTCACTCGCGTAGCATTCACGTTGGTTACGCCGACGGGAGCGTTGCACAAGTCGACACCGATTTCGCCAGCAAAACACTTCGCGTTATGGCGACAAAAGCAGGCGAAGAGAAGATCAACGAGTAA
- a CDS encoding DUF1559 family PulG-like putative transporter → MSPHLPEEDNPYRSTDDAHPQPASLKTKFIRTGLLIAVLMLIVVPLLMPAVRSARPAAYRNQCINNVKQLNLAILGYESKHGELPPAYSVDEQGNPLHSWRTLILPYLAGETVSEKIDLTKPWDHETNAIARRTTLYEYKCPMDAVDDNYTSYVAVTGAECVFNGSTPCKLSEITDGSSSTLLLVELTGSQIEWMEPRDITLKELLAITEESEANHHGVFIVGYVDGHSELIEVDIDHEVLRAMATKAGGEKLGE, encoded by the coding sequence ATGTCGCCCCACCTACCCGAAGAAGACAACCCCTACCGTAGCACCGACGATGCTCACCCTCAGCCGGCGAGCCTCAAGACCAAGTTCATTCGGACGGGACTTCTGATCGCGGTGCTGATGCTGATTGTGGTTCCGCTGTTGATGCCAGCAGTACGCAGTGCCCGCCCTGCTGCCTATCGGAATCAATGCATTAACAACGTCAAACAATTGAACCTGGCGATCTTGGGCTACGAATCGAAGCATGGTGAGCTCCCCCCTGCCTACTCGGTCGACGAACAAGGAAACCCGCTCCACAGTTGGCGCACGCTGATCTTGCCTTACCTTGCAGGGGAAACGGTATCTGAGAAGATCGATCTGACCAAACCATGGGACCACGAGACCAACGCCATCGCTCGACGGACAACCCTTTATGAATACAAATGCCCCATGGACGCTGTCGACGACAATTACACCAGCTACGTAGCCGTGACCGGTGCCGAGTGTGTTTTCAACGGAAGTACTCCCTGCAAGCTAAGCGAAATCACGGATGGCAGCAGTAGCACACTGCTGCTTGTCGAACTGACTGGCAGTCAGATCGAGTGGATGGAACCACGCGATATCACCCTGAAAGAACTGCTCGCGATCACCGAGGAGTCGGAAGCCAACCATCATGGAGTATTCATCGTCGGATACGTTGACGGGCACTCCGAATTGATTGAAGTCGACATCGACCACGAAGTGCTGCGGGCGATGGCTACCAAGGCGGGCGGGGAGAAGCTGGGGGAGTGA
- a CDS encoding DUF2306 domain-containing protein: MLRQLLEMPYWKVVLFATIAIGTVGILANYPDYLPPNFHAVFLLGRQGYFFGIYQWAFYAHLIAGPVTLVLGTLLMSETLRSRWPKGHRTMGQVQVAAVLLLLCPSGLVMSYWAMSGVIAAVGLATLAMLTAVSILLGWRAAVAGRMDAHRRWMLRTFALLASSIVLRLIAGTTEWLQLQGNYPLSVWVSWIAPLVVVELYLRSRRRAPQVARTSLAK, from the coding sequence ATGCTCCGCCAATTGCTAGAGATGCCGTACTGGAAGGTCGTGCTATTCGCCACGATCGCTATTGGCACCGTCGGCATCCTGGCGAACTACCCCGACTACTTACCGCCGAACTTTCACGCGGTCTTTCTGCTCGGCCGGCAAGGCTACTTCTTTGGCATCTACCAATGGGCGTTCTACGCTCATTTGATCGCGGGGCCGGTGACTTTGGTGCTAGGCACGCTACTGATGAGCGAAACGCTCCGCAGTCGCTGGCCGAAAGGGCATCGCACAATGGGGCAAGTGCAGGTGGCCGCTGTGTTGCTGCTGCTTTGCCCTAGCGGGCTGGTGATGTCGTACTGGGCGATGAGCGGTGTGATCGCTGCAGTGGGACTGGCAACGCTTGCGATGCTAACCGCGGTGAGCATCCTGCTGGGATGGAGGGCTGCTGTGGCAGGACGCATGGATGCCCACCGGCGGTGGATGCTGCGAACCTTCGCCCTGCTCGCCTCGTCGATCGTGCTACGCCTGATAGCAGGCACGACCGAGTGGCTGCAACTGCAAGGCAACTACCCGCTGTCGGTCTGGGTGTCGTGGATCGCTCCGCTCGTGGTGGTCGAACTCTATCTCCGCAGCCGACGACGAGCGCCCCAAGTCGCCCGTACCTCTTTGGCGAAATAG
- a CDS encoding metallophosphoesterase has protein sequence MSMFVRLLLFLVAMGGNFTFWVAVINRTHAYGWNRKFVDVLMLICLLAVAVAAWPLALFAAGTNSVAYLPALPEWLVQGWGWASVAAAGLMFAHNTWRWLHPERRGGTGQVTRMPLDMKVEDSSELLAEGVPQKLGALPGNQVVSPECVEMELLVPNLPAAFEGLKIVHLSDLHMSGRIKQAYYDTMVDYANDWQGDLVVITGDIVERPCCYDWVEQTLGRLEARDARLFVLGNHDVKAGPDEVRRRLTAIGFLDVGCRCERIRIERGTCLIAGNETPWFSPPPLVPPSNGANETLRIALLHTPDNFAWAQGNGFHVALAGHNHGGQVRFPIIGALLSPSIYGTRYTAGVFRSPTTVMHVTPGTGSMSPIRWNCAPELNLITLRKA, from the coding sequence ATGTCGATGTTTGTCCGTTTGCTTCTTTTTTTAGTGGCCATGGGTGGCAATTTCACCTTCTGGGTGGCCGTGATCAATCGCACCCACGCGTATGGCTGGAATCGCAAGTTCGTCGATGTGCTGATGCTGATCTGCCTGCTGGCGGTAGCCGTGGCTGCCTGGCCGCTGGCGCTGTTTGCCGCGGGAACTAATTCGGTCGCCTACTTGCCCGCGCTGCCGGAGTGGCTCGTGCAAGGTTGGGGATGGGCCTCCGTAGCGGCCGCGGGGCTGATGTTTGCTCATAACACCTGGCGATGGTTGCACCCCGAACGCCGAGGCGGTACCGGGCAGGTGACGCGCATGCCGCTGGATATGAAGGTCGAGGACTCCAGCGAACTTCTCGCTGAGGGAGTTCCCCAGAAGCTCGGCGCGCTACCAGGCAACCAAGTGGTGTCGCCGGAGTGCGTGGAGATGGAGCTGCTGGTGCCAAACCTGCCAGCGGCCTTCGAGGGGCTGAAGATCGTGCACCTGTCCGACCTGCATATGTCGGGGCGCATCAAGCAAGCCTACTACGACACGATGGTCGACTACGCGAACGACTGGCAAGGCGATCTGGTGGTGATCACCGGCGACATCGTCGAACGACCTTGCTGCTACGATTGGGTCGAGCAGACGCTCGGCCGGCTCGAAGCACGCGACGCCCGCCTGTTCGTGCTCGGTAATCATGACGTAAAGGCTGGCCCCGACGAAGTGCGGCGGCGACTCACTGCGATTGGGTTCCTCGACGTCGGTTGTCGCTGCGAACGCATCCGGATCGAACGTGGTACCTGCCTGATCGCAGGCAACGAGACTCCCTGGTTCAGCCCCCCGCCGCTGGTTCCTCCTAGCAACGGTGCAAACGAAACGCTGCGAATCGCCCTGTTGCACACGCCCGACAACTTTGCCTGGGCGCAAGGAAATGGGTTCCACGTCGCCCTGGCGGGGCATAACCATGGCGGGCAGGTTCGCTTCCCGATCATCGGGGCGCTACTTTCCCCCAGCATTTATGGCACCCGCTACACGGCCGGCGTGTTTCGCTCGCCGACGACGGTCATGCACGTAACGCCTGGCACCGGATCGATGTCGCCAATTCGCTGGAACTGCGCCCCCGAGCTCAATCTGATCACGCTCCGCAAGGCGTAG
- a CDS encoding hybrid sensor histidine kinase/response regulator — protein sequence MPDNAHESRDIGDHEVAVAGQKPQVLCLGGSNDQVAAIQQRFGDQMHVVRVGSPMRAMAELARGDFVGVYADAEHFSAAFDAGQVMQNQQILQSMSDGVLLLGSDNVIIWSNGRLGEWVGVQDVVGQNLYSVLSDPEILGSEFCPFGRALSTQHPSASTLRCEDNRCYRVHAAPLFEGSEQSRHLVVTIRDVTDEYHERQKLANIHQAGVELADLTPDEVADMDFNGRIELLKDNILHCTQDVLKFDVVEIRMLEQSTGSLKPLLAVGMKPEAEARELIASTEGNGVTGWVAATGQSYLCEDTSKDGLYLEGSQGAKSSMTVPLMLHDDVIGTFNVESPEVKAFTNSDLQFVEIFCRDLAVALNTLELLAAEQANTAAASVEAIHRAVARPVDDILNDAVNVMERYIGHDPAVVERLQRILMNARDIKQVIQKVGQSMAPLEARPASSRPEQRPALVGKRVLVVDEDESVRSAAHALLDRYSCVVETAHDGNEAVLMVRNLGQGQRYDAIISDIRLPDMSGHQLMLKLAEMSEHVPLILMTGFGYDPGHSIVKARQAGLKHVLYKPFRLDQLLEAVEQTVTPEA from the coding sequence GTGCCCGATAACGCGCACGAAAGCCGAGACATTGGCGACCACGAAGTCGCTGTAGCAGGACAGAAACCGCAGGTGCTTTGCCTGGGCGGTAGTAACGATCAAGTTGCAGCCATCCAGCAACGCTTTGGCGACCAGATGCACGTGGTGCGTGTTGGATCGCCGATGCGAGCCATGGCGGAACTTGCCCGCGGAGATTTCGTAGGCGTGTATGCCGACGCGGAACACTTCTCCGCCGCCTTCGACGCGGGGCAGGTCATGCAGAATCAGCAGATTCTGCAGAGTATGTCCGACGGGGTACTGCTTCTAGGCAGCGACAACGTAATCATTTGGAGCAATGGCCGACTCGGCGAATGGGTCGGTGTGCAGGACGTTGTCGGTCAAAATCTTTACAGTGTACTCTCCGATCCCGAGATCCTCGGTTCCGAGTTCTGCCCCTTCGGTCGGGCGTTGAGCACCCAGCACCCCAGTGCGAGCACGCTCCGCTGCGAAGACAACCGCTGTTACCGAGTGCATGCCGCCCCGCTGTTTGAGGGTAGCGAGCAAAGCCGGCACCTGGTGGTCACCATTCGCGATGTGACCGACGAGTACCACGAGCGCCAGAAGCTGGCCAACATCCATCAAGCCGGTGTCGAACTAGCCGACCTGACCCCCGACGAAGTCGCCGACATGGACTTCAACGGGCGGATCGAACTTTTGAAGGACAACATCCTGCATTGCACACAGGACGTCCTCAAGTTCGACGTGGTCGAGATTCGCATGCTCGAACAATCGACCGGCTCGCTCAAGCCGCTGCTGGCGGTCGGCATGAAACCGGAAGCTGAAGCCCGCGAGTTGATTGCCAGCACCGAAGGCAATGGAGTCACCGGTTGGGTGGCAGCCACTGGTCAAAGCTATCTGTGCGAAGATACCAGCAAAGACGGCCTGTACCTCGAAGGAAGCCAGGGAGCCAAAAGCTCGATGACCGTGCCGCTGATGCTGCACGACGACGTGATTGGTACTTTCAACGTCGAGAGTCCCGAGGTCAAAGCCTTTACCAACAGCGACTTGCAGTTCGTCGAGATCTTCTGCCGCGACCTGGCAGTTGCCCTCAATACGCTGGAGTTGCTGGCCGCTGAGCAGGCAAACACGGCCGCTGCCAGTGTCGAAGCCATTCATCGCGCGGTGGCCCGCCCGGTAGACGACATCCTGAACGACGCGGTGAACGTGATGGAGCGTTACATCGGCCACGATCCCGCCGTGGTGGAACGCTTGCAACGTATTTTGATGAACGCCCGCGACATCAAGCAGGTGATTCAGAAGGTGGGACAGTCGATGGCTCCATTAGAAGCGCGCCCCGCATCTTCGCGACCCGAGCAGCGTCCCGCCCTGGTGGGCAAGCGAGTGCTGGTGGTCGACGAAGACGAGAGTGTTCGCAGTGCCGCGCACGCGCTACTCGATCGCTACAGCTGCGTGGTGGAAACCGCCCACGACGGCAACGAAGCAGTGCTCATGGTCCGCAACCTCGGCCAGGGGCAACGGTACGATGCCATCATTTCCGACATTCGCTTGCCCGATATGTCGGGCCACCAACTCATGTTGAAGCTGGCCGAAATGAGCGAGCATGTTCCGCTGATTCTGATGACCGGATTCGGCTACGACCCTGGGCACTCCATCGTCAAAGCTCGGCAAGCAGGCCTGAAGCACGTGTTGTACAAACCGTTCCGCCTGGATCAACTACTGGAAGCCGTAGAACAAACGGTGACCCCCGAAGCCTGA
- the typA gene encoding translational GTPase TypA, translated as MAIIAHVDHGKTSLVDKLMYQSGLYRSEELDRRAGGQHGLVLDTGDLERERGITILSKNCAVTYEAADGDTYRINLIDTPGHADFGGEVERVLTMADGALLVVDAFEGPMPQTRFVLQKALACGLRPLVVINKVDRPDSRPDEVVTEVFDLLSDLGADDEALDFQTVYASAKEGWAANSLDDERVDMRPLFEAMVEWVPPPRFADPTANTQLLVTSIDYSDYVGRIAIGRIFGGKLEARQRVAVIDRQGNVSNQQILQLLAFEGLERKEVKKVEAGDLCAVVGLDPINIGDTIADAGKPEALPTVTVDEPTLHMTFRVNDGPLSGRDGKYLTSRQIGDRLERELRSNVALRVEPGETMEQYRVSGRGLMHLGILIENMRREGFELCVGKPHVVVREIDGQKQEPIELLVVDVPDEHQSSVMSLLGDRRAELLKMGYKTGNSGFVHMEFSIPARAMIGLRSRLLTATQGNAVIHHTLHGYETLRGAVPHRTAGVLIANEPGPVTAYSLDALYDRGSFFVKPGDEVYEGQVVGENCKSGDLVVNVVRGKKLTNVRAAGKDDNSQVRPVREMSLEACLEYIDDDELVEVTPKTIRLRKIMLKESDRRRASRQAGS; from the coding sequence GTGGCAATTATTGCCCATGTCGACCACGGCAAAACCAGTTTGGTCGACAAGCTGATGTACCAGTCGGGGCTGTACCGCTCCGAGGAGCTCGACCGCCGCGCCGGCGGTCAGCACGGCCTGGTGCTCGACACCGGCGACCTCGAACGCGAGCGCGGCATCACCATTCTCAGCAAAAACTGCGCGGTCACCTACGAAGCTGCCGATGGGGACACTTACCGCATCAACCTGATCGACACCCCGGGCCACGCCGACTTTGGGGGCGAGGTCGAGCGGGTGCTCACCATGGCCGACGGGGCGCTGCTGGTGGTCGACGCCTTTGAGGGGCCGATGCCGCAGACCCGATTCGTGCTGCAAAAAGCCCTGGCCTGCGGACTGCGGCCGCTGGTAGTGATCAACAAGGTCGACCGTCCCGATTCGCGTCCCGACGAAGTGGTGACCGAGGTCTTCGACCTGCTCTCTGACCTCGGTGCCGACGACGAAGCGCTCGACTTCCAGACTGTCTATGCCTCGGCCAAGGAAGGGTGGGCGGCCAATTCGCTGGACGACGAGCGAGTCGATATGCGTCCGCTGTTCGAAGCGATGGTCGAGTGGGTGCCGCCGCCACGTTTTGCCGACCCCACGGCCAATACCCAGCTGCTGGTCACCAGCATCGATTACTCCGATTACGTGGGCCGTATTGCCATTGGCCGCATCTTCGGCGGCAAACTCGAAGCCCGTCAGCGCGTGGCCGTGATCGACCGACAGGGCAACGTTTCGAACCAGCAAATCCTGCAATTGCTGGCGTTCGAGGGGCTCGAACGCAAGGAAGTCAAGAAAGTAGAAGCGGGCGACTTGTGCGCGGTCGTGGGGCTCGACCCCATCAATATCGGCGACACGATCGCCGACGCCGGCAAGCCCGAGGCCCTGCCGACCGTGACGGTCGACGAACCGACGCTGCACATGACGTTCCGTGTGAACGATGGCCCGCTCAGCGGCCGAGACGGAAAGTACCTGACGAGCCGCCAGATCGGCGACCGCCTGGAACGCGAACTTCGCTCGAACGTCGCCCTGCGAGTCGAGCCGGGCGAGACCATGGAGCAATACCGCGTGAGCGGCCGTGGTTTGATGCACTTGGGCATTTTGATCGAAAACATGCGTCGCGAGGGCTTTGAGCTCTGCGTGGGCAAGCCGCACGTGGTGGTTCGCGAAATCGATGGCCAGAAGCAGGAACCGATCGAGCTGCTGGTAGTCGACGTGCCCGACGAGCATCAAAGCTCGGTCATGTCGCTGCTGGGTGATCGCCGGGCGGAACTGCTCAAGATGGGCTACAAGACCGGCAACAGTGGTTTCGTGCACATGGAATTCTCGATCCCCGCCCGGGCGATGATCGGCCTGCGCAGCCGGCTGCTGACCGCCACGCAGGGCAATGCGGTGATTCACCACACGCTGCACGGCTACGAAACGCTACGCGGCGCCGTGCCGCACCGCACGGCTGGCGTGCTGATCGCCAACGAGCCAGGACCGGTCACCGCCTACTCGCTCGACGCGTTGTACGATCGCGGATCGTTCTTCGTAAAACCGGGCGACGAGGTCTACGAAGGCCAGGTGGTCGGCGAAAACTGCAAGAGCGGCGACCTGGTGGTCAACGTAGTTCGCGGTAAGAAACTCACGAACGTTCGCGCCGCTGGCAAGGACGACAACAGCCAGGTGCGGCCAGTCCGCGAAATGTCGCTGGAAGCCTGCCTGGAATACATCGACGACGACGAATTGGTGGAAGTCACTCCCAAGACGATTCGCCTGCGGAAGATCATGCTCAAAGAGTCCGATCGCCGCCGGGCCAGCCGTCAGGCTGGCAGCTAG